The sequence gttggaagggacctgaagaatcacagaatatcagggttggaagggacctcaggaggtatctagtccaaccccctgctcaaagcaggaccaatccccaatttttgccccagatccctaaatggccccctcaaggattgagcccACAaggctgggtttagcaggccagtgctcaaaccactgagctatccctccctctccccaacccccacatGGGGCTCCGgaaccacaggttggccacccctgtgctatctggtcaccctactgagaACCCCCAGAAGTTCTccagtgaaaacaaacaaaccaaccctgaCTTAGTTACTGGtatttctaatatttaaaaaagcaagaaaaaaattaaaagaaaggaaGCAAATAATCTTTCAGGCTTCCTTTATATATTCAAAATAAGGGAAAAAGGGGGGGCAAAGGCaatttaaataaatcttttttaTTGTACACTGAGCATATATTTGTATTGGACCCAAAGAGAGACAATAAAcatggagccctctcccacaatttgtacaaagtcacttttcagagcagaaccgcACTTTAACACAAGCTAGAACAAGACTTCAACAGCAACCGTCCAGCTGCGGTTTTGAAAGCAAGTATTGCACACAAACTGGGACTTGCCCAAGAATAATTTCAGGGCGGAAcagacaaaaaaacaacaaaaaaaaaccgtTGACCTTTTGCTGTCACCTTAAGCAACACAACAAACACTCCCTTCCTTAACCTCACAATCCCGATGCAAATTTACCGCCCGCACCCCAACAAACACCAAACGATAAAGGATCTGAATCTTAAGAATTTGCGAAGGCATCTCTTGTTCCACCTGATTGGATCTGAGGGTAAAGAATGAGTCTGTTTGTTTACACAGGGCAGGCCGAGAACTGGACTGGCGCTCTTCCATTGCCGAGTCGGACACACGAATGAATGCATAggaagagaggggaagtgacaagAAGGCCTGCACCCGAGCCTGGCAGGCCCGCTCAGCCCAGGGAGAGCTGCAGGGAGGCGCGCGGGGCTTCCCGCTGGGGCTCGCCCACGCGCCAGTGACGTGTCACGCCACTCAGGACAGGTCTGGGCTCTGCCACGTCCCGCcgccggaggggaggggaggggaggggggggggggcaagcgaGGAGGGACCAAGCTGCCCCCACTCGCGCTGCGTACAGCACCGCCGGCCGGATGGGGGCAGCCCTGAGCGCCCTTCCCCGCCTCGCGCCGCGATGAGCGGAAGTTCGCCCTCCCCGCGCGTACCATCTATGCTCCCGCTCGCTCTCGCTGGTTGGCCGCTCGGGGTCGCGCCCCGGAAGCGAAGCGGCCATGTTGCTGGGTGACCCCGGGGAAGCCGTGCCGGGAGggaggctgcggggtgggcgAGAGTCGAGGGACTGAGAAACAGCTCCCGCTTCCCGGGTGAGCGGGGTCCCGGGCGAGGCCCCTCCCCACGCCCCGCCGGGGGTCGCCCTGCAGCGAGCCcggacccctcctgcccccaaaccgCTTTCCAGCGTCTTGTTCCCCCTCAGGGATCCCGCCCTGCGCTGCTCCCCGGGGCCCTTCCTCAGCCCGCAGAGGGTTCCGCCCGCGCGGggtctcccccgccccagcaggTGGCTTCCGTGCAGCGCCTGGCAGGGGAAGCCCGGGCGGAGGCAGGCGCTGGCGGAGCTGATCCAGGGAGTCTcggtggggccgggggggtttAGTGTCGTGCTTAGGGGGGGTTTACAGTGTCTCTGTTTTGTGTTGTTGCCTCTTTCTGCTTTGCTGGCAGATAGAGTGAGGTTGTTCTCTGCCCCCCAGTAGGGATCTTTTCCTCTGCACTAAGTTTCCCGCTCTTTCCCCGATGGAAATCCATCCCCTTGGGTTCCCCTTTCCCAGTGGCTTGTGAAGAAAGTATCAGGGAGACTTGCACGGGGGAGACGGCGAAATGCAACTGGGAAACAAATGTTGACTTTCACTCATCCATTTTTCTTCAGTTTGCCTTCTCCTGCATCTGTCCCCCATGGCAGCGTGGTCCCGTGAGGCAGTGCTGAACCTCTATCGCGCTCTGCTGCGCCAGGGCCGTGGTCTACGCTACACCGACCGTGATTTCTACCTCGCCTCGATCCGGCGTGAGTTCCGCAAGAACCAGCAGCTGGAGCGGCTTGAAGACAGAGAAAGACAACTGGAGAAGGGACAGGCCTTCCTGAACAATAGACTGGGAGGGTTGGTTTAGAGTCTTTGCCTCCCCCTGCTCTTATCCCgcttccttcttttctccttccAAAACCGTTAATCTTCCTGGACAGATGGTTAATATCTTCTGCCCACCACAAATGTGAAGAAGAAAGTCCAGAGGGTGCCTGAATATCCATCTGTACAAGCAGTACTCCGGTGTTCCCCTCACAGATGCATTAAGCCTTAGGTAGGTCATTCGCAGCCACATAGtatgctttttgttgttttttgtttgttttattgcagGGTTTCTCAACCCATGAGTAGGGACTCAAAATTATGTCGTcggaatgtttcaaagggtcatGTGGCAGCTTCTGTGGTTCCCATCGTACAGGGCTGGTTGGGCTCACCTCCCTGCTCTaggcactgcaacctctgggttcccagtgccactcaggtttggcccagctgtcaTGACGGAAGACTGattaggccaaatttgagtgaattGTACTGCAATCACATGAGCCAGGTCACAATGCAACTCATACAAATTTGGTTCAGCTGGCGTCATGGGGCTAAACCTGAGCAGGACTGCAACCCTGGAGTTTGCAATGGCCAGATCGGAGAGCCAAGCCCAGACAGCCCCACAGTAGCAGACGCCACTGTGGGGTAAGTGCTTGGCAGGATCCAGCCTCCCCCAGGGTTAGGATACGACCAAAACCACCCCAGGGCAGGGCTATAGCAAGAGCTGGGCGAGTGGTGCAGCTGCCCAGGGAACAAAGCTGTGAGGgcagcttgggccagccctgcacagcagaTCTCGGGGGAGGTGTACCACCTCTATCCCAACTCACCTCAGTGGGCTACCCAGCTTGTCTACCAGCGGGCAACCAAAAAatctgggaggtgggggaatatGACCCCACGTGGTCCCCTCCCACATCACCTCTGGTAGGgggtgcaaatatgcttgcttCCCCTGGGCACTAGAATGCCTAGTTACAGTTCTGCCCCAGGGCCTTCATTCCCAGACTATttactggttgagaaccactgttttagtgGTACCACTGTGGACAGCTGCTACATCTTCTGTATAGTGACTAAAAGTAATGCAACTGCAAACTCCTCAGCTCAGAGACCATCCTTCTTGAGTTCTTGGAATTTTAAGTGATTTTGGGAACTGGTTCAGAAAAACAAGTGTAGCCATTATAAACTGCCTAAAACATGGTGAATAGTGTGCCTTTAGCCAGTTCTAAAGTCAGTATAGCAGAACTGGCTTTAAAATAGTTTtgaaaagttccctagtgcagcTACATCCTTGATGAATCTGAAAAATAGCAAGTTTTAAAGTGattaaagaaaatactttttgtaCACATAATTAagcagtggaactcattgccattaTATACTACTGAAGCCAATAATTTAGTAGGATTCAAAATTACACGTGCATATGAAtgagaacagtggttctcaaactgtgggttgggaccccaaagtgggttgggaccctattttaatggggtcaccagggctggcttagacttgctatggcctggggctggagcccgaccccaccacctggggccaaagctacagcccaagggcttcagccttgggttTAGGACTTAGGTTACAGGCCCcgtgcctggggctgaagtcctttGGCTTTGgtccagggtggtggggctttggccccCCCCACCCGGGCGGAgtgggctcaggcaggctcagtgaagtttgagaatccctgaatGAGAACATTTATAGTTACATTGCATGTGATCTTTGTATAAATgataaaccctcatgctttagGGTGTAAACTCCCagagattaggaagaaacttcccctatgaGCAGGCTAATCCATAATTGCTCATTATGGGGCTTCTTGcattttcctctgaagtatctggtactaACCACTGTCAGAGAAGGGATACTAGGCCTTGGGTGTTATCTTGTACAGCAGTTCCTTTGTTCTTGCACACCACTAGAATaattctggtttgttttttttttgcccctATGGACAACTAGATTGTAGTTTCTGCAATTAGATGCAATCCTATAGAAGGGGACTAGGACTCTCTAGTTTGGAAAGGAGATTAAATGGCATAGGGGCCAGTCCCctagtacaggtttcagagtagcagccatgttagtctgtatccgcaaaaagaaaaggaggacttgtggcaccttagagattaacaaatttatttgagcataagctttcgtaagctacagctcacttcatcagatgcattcagtggaaaacgctgaatgcatccaatgaagtgagctgtagctcacagaagtttatgctcagataaatttgttaatctctaaggtgccacaatactccttttctttttcccctagTACAGTATTCAGCTGATTAAAGGGAAAAGACATAAAAGGTAATATGGTTTAACATATAATTAACATGTAGAAATCACTATTGCAAGACATAACTGAGGCAAATATGttagagagattttaaaaaaaagcgtTAGATAGTTATGTGGTGATCCAGCTAGACTATGCTAActgtgaggagaggcagaggcaaaccaAGACAAAAggaatcattttaaatttttataattttatagGGGAGAACCCCAAAATTGTACAAGGAACTTAAATAATATAGAACGTTACCAAAGACTACTTGTAATAACAAACTGTGTTACCATCTCATTAACCTTTGGGAACTTGTACATGTTATTCTTCCTTACTCTATGCAGTTAGTACCAAATACATTGTTATTAAGAAGAACAAGAGATTATTTAACAATATACAGTGTCGCTTCAGGGAAGAATCAACTTTTCCTCTCCTTGGCTGCAGGTCCAGCTCCACTCTTGCTTCCCCTTGGATTGGAGTACTCTTAAATTTGGTGTTCCTGTGGCTGTATCTCTTTTCATCGAGTTTATCCACAAGCAGGGTTTCTTCACCTAGAGGGCTCTTACTTATCTATTGGGCACCTTTCAGTCCTATTCCTTCAATAGATGCTCAAACAGTCATTGCCTCTGTTAATATAATTTAGGTCCTTTGTGGGTGGGAGTCATATTTACTGTTTTCAGGATCTGTTTTCATCTAAAAATTTTTTGATCAATTCCATTTTTCACCACTtatatttcctttcagtttttttcccccttgatacACTCTCTCTGGTAAGTCTGTAGACTGTATTTCCTTCTACTTCCCTTCTCTAACAGTGCCTGCTCACATGCCCAGGTCTGTGTATTTTTCTGCTTCTCCTGACCTGAAACCTTTcctattttccttctttcctcgTTCTCAGTCCCCTACTTTTATTCTCTGGTTCTTTTATTTTATCACCTCACCTCCTACCCAGACTCCAGTTCACTTGCTACCTCAGCATCTAGATTCTTCTTCTCTAACAGCTTTATTTCCACTGCTCCCCCACTACCCGTCTGGGTGGATTCTGAGCCCCTTCCTCAGCTTTTGCTGCCCTCTCATTTGCTGTCTCCCCAGGACAGCATTCTGTGCTGCAGCGTTGCAGGTGCTAGTACTAGAGTGAGGGTTACTACATTTATGTGTAAAGCCTCCGCAATGACCCAGGCGAAATGTCAGGACCTGTTAATCATCATGCTTCAGGTCATAAACTGAGAGCTGGAGTGGAAGAAGTTTTCCCTGTGACTATAATACCATGTAATTAGGGACATTAAAGgggttttatttcctttctctggagagtctgacattggccattgtcggaggCAAGATAACTGACTAGACATGGTCTAAGCCAATGTGGCAGGAGGCAAAATACAGAAATAGATGGACTACATCTGATTCATTGTGGGAAATCCTAACTTCCAAAGAACAGTGAGCAATGGACTGGGGAGATGGAGGTTTAGATTGGTGGGGTACAGCTTTCTGACAAATCTGTTCTCTCCTCTCAAGGTGAGATGGCAGGTGCTGGAGAGCGCAAGGGGAAGAAGGATGACAACGGCATTGGCACAGCCATCGATTTTGTGCTATCCAATGCCCGGCTCGTGTTGGGTGTGGGCGGAGCTGCCATGCTGGGCATTGCCACTCTGGCTGTCAAACGAGTAAGTGTGAGGAGGGGAAGTCTGAGGGGAAGGAAGATGTGCTTGTGTGGAGGAGGGGCATGGAACATTAGAACGGAGATAGTGAAGGTAACAAGGTGAGGGGTAGAGAGATGAACACTGAGGAATGTGGGGATGGGAAGGACCCAATGAAGGGCTATGGGCTGGTTGCTTCCTAATGGATGGGGCACTTAACAAACGTAACTTCTTGCGTCCCTGTGATGCCATTTCAGATGTATGACCGGGCAATCAGTGCTCCCAGCAGCCCCACCCGCTTGAGTCAGTCAGGAAAGAGAAGCTGGGAGGAGCCAAACTGGCTGGGGTCCTCATCACGTTTACTGAACCAGGATATGAAGACAAACCTAAGCCGTTCCCTACAGACCCTCCCCACTGACCCTTCAGCTTTAGACGCAGGTAATAAGCAGTGTGATACCTTCAACATTATAGCAGCTGCCCTTTCAATCCTGTTACCCCCTCTCCAGGTAAAATTGAGATCTTTAACCAACCTCTAAGGATCACCAGTTTTTAAGGTAGAATCTGCAAAATAATAACTTGGCACAGAAGTTTACCTGGTGTCCAAATCTGTTTCCGCAAGCAGGCCAACTCCAGGATGGCTTTGGCATTTGCTACTGAGGGAGCAGCAAGAAGCTTAATGACCAGGGCATCTAAGTCAAGAGCTGAATTATGTCATCTGAAGTCATTAAATGGGCTCTGTCATCCCCCAAAGGTGCGGtagttctctaggagctgaataAAGGCATTACAGCAGCTCTTAAAATTATCTCCTTGAATACTGCCTGAGGAAGGGGTACATTATTTCCCCTGGTGCTGGGAGGGCTGCTTCAACCAGAGAGAAGTGCTTCAGTATGAAGAGGTGTTGTATCAATGAGATCTGAGAAGGTATCTGTTCAGGTCTAGCTGTCAGATGGAAGGTCTGGGAGAGAGATCCTTGGGAAATCTTCTCTCTTTCCCAAGAAACAATACAAGCCCTTGACCTGCAGCGTCTCTTAGGTCTTCCTGCTTACCCACCTGCTCTGGCCTGCCTCCTGATCTATGATGGTAATACAGCCCCGGCAGACATACCACCTTAAATTACTGTAACTGcatcagatctcacaagctaaaCTGCATTGGGCTTAGTCAGTACATTGTAGGAGCCCTTCAGGAAAAACTCAGGTGCTGGTGATTCAGGGAGGTGTACTCTGTCCGTTCATTGTTCCTGCATCATGTTAGAGGCACTTGTGCTGCAAGGGCTGCTGTCTTTTGGATAAAATTTAACAGGCGCTGCCCACTTACAGTCATCAACATAATTTCTTTTTTGCAAGATATGGGGTGTTAGTCTCATTGTCCTGGTTAAATTCCAACTCAGGGAACTTACTGTCTGCCCACCTAATTCCTTTAGTAGTCATTGTTGAAATTATTCACAACTTTCTCCTACTATGATACTCATAATAAAGCCTGCAAAATGACTGCTAAATTCCATCCTGGAGGGGGCTGCACTTCAGCGCCACCAAGTTATTTCTGTCAAACGTTTAGCAATGAAATGTTGGGGATTATGGGATTTCTCTCTCTTGCCTGGCAGATGCGTTCCTACCTGCAAAGCCCAAACCGTCTGCCAAGAGGAGCCAAGTAGAATTGAAGAAGTCGCACCTCCGCCTGTCCCTGCAAGAAAAACTCTTTGCCTACTACCGGAGGAAAGTGGCTATCCCTGCAGAAGAGCAGGCCCGGGCCAAGCAGGCAGCTGTAGATATCTGCGCTGAACTGCGTAGCTTCCTACGTGCCAAGCTGCCAGACATGCCCCTGCGTGACATGTACCTCAGTGGCAGCCTGTACGATGATCTGCAGGTAACTCATTGGAGTGTGGTAGCCATTATGCTGCAGGGTGACTGGGTAGAGGTATTTCAGGCTTGCCTGCTGGCTGTGCTGCTTCAGTACAGCATTCCTGTTTAAAAAGCCTTCCGATGCCGCATTTCCTGGTAATATATTTGCCTGTCTGTTTTTGCAAAACAGACAGGCAGTTCTGGCTGTGTCTGTAGAACATCTGCCCTTTACTGTCTTCATTTTTTCCTGTCTGACTGTCCCAGTTCCTTCTTTCTCTGCCCCCTTTGTATtttcctgctctgcctctgccacaTCTCCATTTTTCTCTATCCTTCCCCACAGCACTTGCCTTGCACGTCCTCCTCCAAATGTGTTGCTTCCCTCGGAACTCTTGTATATTCCTGTAAGCCTTTCctacttttttgtgtttgttttgttaacaCATGGCAGAGTTGAACTGGAGAGCAAGCTCTGTTGTAGATCACTTTGATGCAAAAATGGCTACAGGCTACAGTGAGTGAGTCACTTCTGAGGCAGCACTGAATCGATGCTCCTGGATGGAGTGCTGCATGTCGGATGCAACTTAAATCTGAGGTTTTAATCACATATGATCATTAAAGATCCCAGCACACCTTAAGAGAATGGGAGATTGACTGTAGCACCTGCGCCAGATTCTATTGTGGGATGATTCAGATTTGACAACTTAAGCTCTCCCTGCAGTTTGTCAGTTATTCTCCAGTTGGTGTCCCAAACTGTTGTGTAATGTTGCTGTATGCTGAAACAACTGCCACATCATACCCAAGAGGTGGATTCAATGTAGTGGTATGTGAAACAATCCGTTTTGTAGTTGGTATATCCATTTGAGTTCATAAGGTGCATAAAGATCTTTCAGGCAAACGCTGAATAAATACCAAATTTCAATATGCCCTGCAGTTTTCCCCTGGATTATGAAGAATGATCCCTCTGCATGTTTCCTGATGAAAGGAAGGCAGAGAGTCCCACTTAGAAAGAGCCTCTTGGATTCCCATTTGAAGGAAGATGTGTGGTGAGCAGATAGGTAGCTTTATCCCAGCAGGTTCAACTGTTATCTCTcgcccttttttcccctcttctgacAGGTAGTGACAGCTGATCACATTCAGCTCATTGTGCCTCTGGTCTTGGAGCAGAACCTGTGGTCATGCATTCCAGGTGAGGACACCATCATGAACATCCCTGGCTTCTGCCTGGTACGTCGGGAAAACCCAGAATACTTCCCCCGTGGGAGCAGCTACTGGGACCGCTGTGTGGTGGGGGGCTACCTCTCCCCCAAGGCTGTGGCAGACACCTTTGAGAAAGTAGTAGCAGGCTCCATCAATTGGCCAGCCATTGGGTCTCTACTGGACTATGTGATCCGTCCGGCAGCGCCCCCAGAGACCCTGACATTGGAAGTCCAGTATGAGCCAGAGCGGCACCTTCTTATTGACTTCCTACCATCCCTGGCACTGGGTGACACCAACCTGGTGGCCAAACCCCACCGATTGGCTCAGTATGACAATCTGTGGCGACTGAGCTTGCGGCCAGCGGAGACAGCTCGCTTGCGGGCCCTGGACCAAGGCGATTCTGGCTGCCGTTGCTTGTGCCTCAAGATTCTCAAAGCTGTGTGCAAGTCAAACCCAGCACTGGGCCGCCTCACTGCCAGCCAGCTCACCAATGTCATCCTGCACCTGGCCCAAGAGGAGTCTGACTGGTCCCAAGATGTGCTAGCTGACCGCTTCCTGCAGGCACTGAAGGGCCTGATTGGCTACTTGGAGGCTGGTGTCTTACCCAGTGCTCTGAATCCCAAGGTGAACTTGTTTTCAGAGCTCACCCCTGAAGAAGTGGATGAGTTGGGCTACACCCTCTACAGCTCCCTCTCAGAGCCACAGGTCTTGCTGCAGACGTAATGGGACTTTACATGGGAGAATGATGTTGGGGTTGTCTGGCCAAGATGGACTTTGTTTGACTCTTACTAAATGTtaccgcacccctccccccctctacccccccaaaacaaaacaaaacaaaccccacaaccTTTTTCTTTAGGCCATCCATACTTCCTGCTGTGAAGTTGGTGCTCCCGCTGGATTTCTTGGTGCTACTGGTCCAGTTCCACTGTTCTCTGTCCCAGCTGTTATCTATTgactggggggatggaggggaatcACTGAGCAGTGTTTGTTCTTAAGGCCTGCTGCAGGTGTTCCAACCTTCTACCAAAACACTGTGCCCTCTTTTCCCTATGCTAATTGCTGCAGGGAGTGAACCCCTTCACTTCCTTGTTAGAGTGGGTGGAACTGGGCCAGTGAATCCAGTGTCAATTTGAGCAAACTTATTGTTGACATCTAGTATTTTTTTCCACTGTCTGACTTCCCCCCCGTCATGTGTTTCCTTCTGTTTCACATACcttattgttttcctttcctctctctcccactcaGACCCAGAAGTGCATAGCAGCCCAACTGGGATTTTTTAATAGGACTGTGTATAGCAGTGATTGTATTACAGAGTGAACTCTGCATGATGATTGTACAGGCAGTATTTAGGGGTGTAAGGCTTGCAGGAGAAATATGCACATGGCTGACGTTTCTGCCAGTGTGGAGTCCAACAGCAGTCTCATCCTTGGTATGTTGGGTGTATGTGATCAGTCAAAGGTGCACCACCACTTCAAGTATGTGCTGGTCCCACTGAACCTGGGAAGAAACCGTTTGCATGTACATCCCGCCCTCATGAGGCTGAGGAGGGAGTggggtttgccattcctggctaGCAAGATCCATTGGGTGTTCCTGGTGGAATTGCCTTAGAAATCAAGAATAGTCAAGGTGGGACCTCAGATGTGCAGAGTAAGAGGCCGAATATAGGGCCTATTTTCTAAGTTTCCCTCTTATAGCATCTCTCTCATGCCATTGTGGTTTTTTACTCTCAGTAATAAGTGGAAGCAGGTTTATACAACAGAAGGGTTTGCGATAGACACACATGGATCAGATtgtcatctggtgtaaattggtgaaGCTGCACTGAAGTTGATGAAGCCACactgaattacaccagctgaggatctggcccatacatACTAAGTGCAGTATTAGTGCCTAGTAGCCATCTAGGAATGAGTTACTGGGAACAGGAGATGAAGGGTATGTATCTCTGTTttgagaggaggggaaggaaggggagagcTGAGGTAGATCTCCCCTTCTGTGTTCCCACAGGTTAAACTTGTACTGTTTGCAGTGTAAAGTCATTGGGACAGTGGGGCACATAATTCACATGTCCTCTGTTTGGTCTTGCTGTGGGTGGATTTCTGCAGTATTTCAACTTCCACTGCCATTTTGTGCTGTTCTTTCTCTGCTGtccttccctgcctgcctccaGATGATTATACAGCTTTGAGGGAGTGGCCAGGCACACAGCTATATCTCCTGCATTGCAGGCATGAATCACCTATCTGCTTGGGACTACACAGCTTCGTTCCTGCTGCCACCCTCTGACAATGGTGGGGCTCTGTCTGTCTTGAATGACAAGTACTACTATTCTGTGTGCGTGCAGTTTTGGAGTTGTCTCCTTTTCCTATTTTTAATACCCAGCCTTTCTATTTAAAAGCAACACAAAAGCTGAGGAGATGAATTGCAATTTTGGAGACTCAGGAGAAGAGATCTGAGACcttattttatttccctcttaAAGGTGGTGCAGGGACTTGTGATGTAAATCTCAGGGGTGGAGTCCCAGCAGAGAGACTTAGGCCATATTTTCTAATTAAAGATGGTGCTGGTAAGATGATTCCTAGGGATGTGCATTTATCCTAGGACAGGTTTTCTCAGGCAGTCAGTCCAGTCTAACCAGTTTGTCCGACAGTATTCAGTGATAAATGCaatgttacattttaaatttttaaccCCTAGACGACTGCTACTTTCTAGGCTGCTAGCCAAAAGCTCGGAAAGCTGTGTGTTATATAAAATCTGTAGTCTCCAAAGAGTTAACAAATTGACtttgtgttattttatttttaacttttgcaGCAGTCAGTGTTGGGTGTGGTGTTGGTTGTTTCTCGCTCATGTTCGTGGAGTTTACCCCTTTTCCTTTCTTGTTCTCGCTGTCCTTCCAGTATCAGTCTTCCTGCCATGAACACAAACAGGTGAGACTTTGAGTCCCTTGGAGGACTGAGAAACTCACCCTCCCTCTAGTTACTTTAAGGTCAACAAAGCTATTAAAATATCTGGGGATGGATGGATTCCCTCTGTGCATTCATCTCTGCAGTGTTCTCACCCCCCTCACTTGGTGCCGACTCCAATACAATGGCCTTGACATAATTGAGTAATAGCATGGTCAGGAATTATCAAAACCCTACAAAAAAGGGTGAGACAAGAATAGGGGGAAACCAGTGTCTGGTTTGGCTTCGGAAATCTTCCCTGTTCTTGTCAAATCCCTATCTTTATATAGACACTGTAAGCGAGCCCTTTGTTTCTTTCTGGCAACCTAATGATTAATGTTTTTATGACAATTTCTTGTTGCTCCAAAGTTGAATTTATGTATCAAATGGAGATTGAAGctgtctttctttttctctctcctgcaagACTTTGTTCCATTTCACTTCAGTCACTTTCATCACTTCATCTGTTCAATTCTGAAATGTAAAACTTTTTCCCCACTGATCTAGTTGCAAGGATGTGGCCTCAGCTTGGTTCCTAGGGAGCCAGGTGCTCTCATCGTGCAGGCAGCTACCACAACTGACAACAATCGCCCcattgttggcagtctcagcataGGCCAAAGATATAATGGGTCACAGAGCTTGAGTTGACCATGTGCTCCACAGAGAGTAGTTAGAtcaggtcagggctgaggcatgaaggatgtgggggaagagggggaggccAGTGTGCTGGAAGTTGACACTCATCTGCATCCATTTGTAAGAGTTGTCAAGCTGGCATCTATCAGTGTTAAAATTCAGTAAAAAATCTAGTTGTATTGAGAGGAGAGTAATAGCCAGGAGCGCTTCTGAGACTTACCCATTCATGGGCTACTTTCTATATGAAATTAAAATACAGAACAAGGATGCCCAGAATAAAATGTGAATATTGCAGCTCATGGCCACTTCCCCAGTTCAAGGAAGGAAGGGCAGCCCATGGAGACAAATGATTGTAACAGGATCAGAACCCAAGTCTGTTGTTCTGCACTCTTGGCTCTGGGAATGCCTTGGTGTGTGTTGCTATTGCTGGGGTCACATATAAGATTCTTTGTGTTCCCTGTAACTTCAGCGTGAGGACCAACTAGCTCAACTGCAGGTTTTTACTGCCATTGAGCTCAATCGTTAAATCTTTTAAGTTAtttgaagatttttaaaattaaaagcaattatGTAAAAAGACTGCCCTTTGCCTCTTGGCAACCTGCTGGTGTGGCCCCTGGTGTCACGGAGCC is a genomic window of Lepidochelys kempii isolate rLepKem1 chromosome 1, rLepKem1.hap2, whole genome shotgun sequence containing:
- the MIURF gene encoding mitochondrial ribosome and complex I assembly factor AltMIEF1, which gives rise to MAAWSREAVLNLYRALLRQGRGLRYTDRDFYLASIRREFRKNQQLERLEDRERQLEKGQAFLNNRLGGLV
- the MIEF1 gene encoding mitochondrial dynamics protein MIEF1 → MAGAGERKGKKDDNGIGTAIDFVLSNARLVLGVGGAAMLGIATLAVKRMYDRAISAPSSPTRLSQSGKRSWEEPNWLGSSSRLLNQDMKTNLSRSLQTLPTDPSALDADAFLPAKPKPSAKRSQVELKKSHLRLSLQEKLFAYYRRKVAIPAEEQARAKQAAVDICAELRSFLRAKLPDMPLRDMYLSGSLYDDLQVVTADHIQLIVPLVLEQNLWSCIPGEDTIMNIPGFCLVRRENPEYFPRGSSYWDRCVVGGYLSPKAVADTFEKVVAGSINWPAIGSLLDYVIRPAAPPETLTLEVQYEPERHLLIDFLPSLALGDTNLVAKPHRLAQYDNLWRLSLRPAETARLRALDQGDSGCRCLCLKILKAVCKSNPALGRLTASQLTNVILHLAQEESDWSQDVLADRFLQALKGLIGYLEAGVLPSALNPKVNLFSELTPEEVDELGYTLYSSLSEPQVLLQT